A single window of Aspergillus flavus chromosome 4, complete sequence DNA harbors:
- a CDS encoding phytanoyl-CoA dioxygenase family protein (unnamed protein product) — MTVQSTPHLDALQRDGFVVVRSILSPEEVAQFRTVSTKATTLTRTGHWPHFRTVPKQFPPWPTTPPPASEGGIWGVQHLLHPSMPGRAEFARFYFSEKVLAVAEELLGVTRTEGNEEEPLVMELFNLLVAPETKDFELRWHRDDIPETVGPEEELKLLESKSPQGKQSHAQYNLALCPDASLIVVPGSHRRVRTEAERNAGPYEPDMPGQLVVELQPGDAVFYDSNILHRGVYRGKAEGGEETRLTLHGSIGLKGVSGNEADKKVRATAVLQHGVGAWVHRDDAAFGVGERAEKMRANLVAMGTGEGVGYSLQG, encoded by the coding sequence atgacagTCCAATCAACCCCCCACCTCGACGCCCTCCAACGCGACGGCTTCGTGGTGGTCCGCTCCATCCTCTCCCCCGAAGAAGTCGCCCAATTCCGTACCGTATCAACAAAAGCCACCACACTCACCCGAACAGGCCACTGGCCTCACTTCCGCACCGTCCCGAAGCAATTCCCGCCCTGGCCGACCACACCCCCTCCCGCCTCGGAGGGCGGCATCTGGGGCGTGCAgcacctcctccacccctCGATGCCGGGCCGCGCCGAATTCGCGCGCTTTTACTTCTCCGAGAAAGTGCTCGCCGTGGCCGAGGAGCTGCTCGGCGTGACGCGCACCGAGGGCAACGAGGAGGAGCCTCTGGTCATGGAACTATTCAATCTACTGGTTGCGCCGGAGACGAAGGATTTCGAGCTGCGGTGGCATCGCGATGATATCCCCGAGACGGTGGGACCggaggaggagctgaagTTGTTGGAGTCGAAGAGTCCGCAGGGAAAGCAGAGTCATGCGCAGTATAATTTGGCGCTTTGTCCTGATGCGTCGCTGATTGTTGTTCCGGGGTCGCATCGACGGGTGAGGACTGAGGCGGAGAGGAATGCTGGGCCTTATGAGCCGGATATGCCGGGTCAGTTGGTGGTGGAGTTGCAGCCGGGTGATGCGGTGTTCTATGATAGCAATATTTTGCATCGTGGGGTGTATCGCGGGAAGGCTGAGGGTGGGGAGGAGACGAGACTTACGCTGCATGGTAGTATTGGACTGAAGGGGGTGTCTGGGAATGAGGCGGATAAGAAGGTGCGGGCTACGGCGGTTTTGCAGCATGGGGTTGGGGCTTGGGTTCATCGTGATGATGCTGcgtttggggttggggagCGGGCGGAGAAGATGAGGGCTAATTTAGTGGCTATGGGTACCGGCGAGGGTGTCGGTTATTCTCTTCAGGGATAG
- a CDS encoding HET-C domain protein, translated as MASGTNMGFNALLIICLVLVVLPSQVHAFGAGNIASISAVEGKNWRHGDIEDMLKTIAFIKGHKWTSTMIKRVYFGNWLRDYSQAMDVGTLKSVPADTIRILVWILAFMTFGYATAEFEVTSERLGTYRPEEHIDNPKDYADNEDARQYDSRLRGPVRQVELDIDPNTGMKNYIANERGDWSTSSGYIKYSLSRSIHYGRLYTRNGNEEDLCEALRCLGQGLHTLEDFAAHTNYCELALREMGFRNVFPHTGQRTEMNVRGHRVYPLVTGTFGMVDFFHSVLGEATDHFTQSEVNEMDIALGDAQTNTSSGSASALTALLGKVPGTKDLVNQAEELKRRSDEQESANRRGGRRSGYSTRGSTRSYDDYDSGSSRGFGGERSRAARADDSNQTSSGGLPDFDANNTIQQIYPILQFRDNVVRKLSSIIENIPGLETLVETITETLTVFVMSLLAPFVRPIINAASKQLQAGSSSVIDASGQHQYEPWTDPHCTDPTHSLLSKDHFSNILNEPAGQVASAILKYVAPRVLYAWENTNISDRQVAEDCLQVFHHPALRDMRNEAHRTMYEAVESWVQSRPDRGSELNDILSAEGVKAGKNQTGEGGHSHGHGHSHSHAAQQSHTQSGQSQYRPPQYQQQQSSSSPFDQLSSLPIPGISKLSSAFSSLGLGGFSMGDETSQQTAPPPEPQHQQSHQSYHELSHQRQDHESRHQSRQSHHSGGKHSSHESRQYGHGGGKSADYYNESSSSHGYGDHSESQGHSQRRHRKKKSHSDDSDEDYDPGYNVHSRQDHSHGRDEDHESRYNLRSRQDHSQGYGQEYGGGYGGGYGGGYGGGYDGGYGSGGSRW; from the exons ATGGCGTCAGGGACGAATATGGGCTTCAATGCCCTCCTTATTATATGTCTCGTGCTCGTCGTACTCCCCTCCCAAGTCCATGCATTTGGCGCTGGCA ATATCGCTTCGATCTCCGCCGTTGAGGGCAAGAACTGGCGCCATGGCGATATTGAAGATATGCTCAAGACCATTGCCTTTATCAAAGGCCATAAGTGGACTTCCACCATGATTAAGCGCGTCTACTTTGGCAACTGGTTGCGTGATTA CTCCCAGGCGATGGACGTCGGCACCCTGAAGAGTGTCCCAGCTGACACTATCCGAATCCTCGTCTGGATACTGGCTTTTATGACATTCGGTTATGCGACGGCGGAGTTTGAGGTCACATCTGAGAGGCTCGGAACTTATCGTCCTGAGGAGCATATCGA CAACCCAAAGGACTATGCCGACAACGAAGATGCGCGCCAGTACGATTCTCGTCTGCGTGGCCCGGTCCGTCAAGTTGAGCTCGATATCGATCCCAATACCGGCATGAAGAACTATATCGCCAACGAACGAGGAGACTGGTCCACGAGTTCGGGGTATATCAAATACAGTTTGTCTCGCAGTATCCATTACGGAAGACTGTATACCAGAAATGGAAACGAGGAGGACCTCTGCGAAGCTTTGCGATGCCTCGGCCAAGGACTCCATACTCTTGAGGACTTTGCAGCACACACGAACTATTGCGAACTCGCGCTTCGTGAGATGGGCTTCCGTAATGTATTTCCGCACACCGGCCAGCGGACTGAGATGAACGTTCGAGGTCACCGTGTTTACCCTCTCGTAACAGGAACATTCGGTatggttgatttcttccaTTCCGTACTTGGAGAAGCGACCGATCATTTCACCCAGTCGGAGGTCAACGAAATGGATATTGCGCTGGGAGATGCACAGACAAATACATCCTCTGGATCTGCTAGCGCGTTGACGGCACTGCTCGGCAAGGTCCCTGGCACAAAGGATCTTGTTAACCAAGCCGAGGAGCTCAAGCGTCGCTCAGATGAGCAAGAATCAGCAAACAGGCGTGGCGGTCGTCGTTCAGGCTATTCAACCCGCGGATCTACTCGATCCTATGACGACTACGACTCAGGCAGCAGCCGAGGCTTCGGAGGTGAACGAAGCAGGGCAGCCAGAGCTGATGATTCCAATCAAACTTCCTCGGGCGGCTTGCCTGACTTCGACGCAAACAATACCATCCAGCAGATATACCCTATTCTGCAGTTCAGAGATAACGTCGTGCGGAAGCTCTCATCCATCATTGAGAACATTCCCGGTCTGGAAACCCTGGTCGAGACAATCACTGAAACCTTGACCGTTTTTGTTATGTCTCTACTGGCGCCCTTCGTTCGTCCTATCATCAACGCTGCCTCTAAGCAGCTCCAGGCTGGCTCTTCTAGTGTCATTGACGCTTCTGGCCAACACCAGTATGAACCATGGACTGACCCTCACTGCACCGACCCTACCCACTCCTTGCTGTCCAAGGATCACTTTtccaacatcctcaatgAGCCAGCTGGTCAAGTCGCTTCTGCCATTCTGAAATACGTCGCACCTCGCGTCCTGTACGCTTGGGAAAACACCAACATCTCCGATCGGCAGGTTGCGGAAGATTGCCTCCAAGTATTCCATCATCCCGCTCTGAGGGATATGCGCAACGAAGCACATCGGACCATGTACGAAGCAGTCGAATCTTGGGTGCAGTCTAGGCCGGATCGTGGCTCCGAACTGAACGATATTCTCAGTGCCGAGGGTGTGAAGGCTGGAAAGAACCAGACAGGAGAGGGTGGCCACTCCCATGGACACGGCCATAGCCACAGCCATGCAGCTCAGCAGTCCCATACTCAGTCAGGACAGTCACAGTACCGCCCACCCCAataccaacagcaacaaagcTCATCTAGCCCCTTCGACCAACTTTCTAGCCTTCCCATTCCTGGTATCTCTAAGCTTAGCAGTGCTTTCTCTAGCTTGGGACTGGGTGGCTTCTCGATGGGTGACGAGACCTCGCAGCAGACTGCACCTCCGCCTGAACCTCAGCATCAACAATCTCATCAGTCTTACCATGAACTATCTCATCAACGCCAGGACCATGAATCTCGCCACCAAAGCCGCCAGTCGCATCACTCTGGGGGCAAGCACAGCAGCCATGAGAGTCGTCAATACGGTCATGGAGGTGGAAAGAGCGCAGACTACTACAACGAGTCATCGTCCAGCCATGGATACGGTGATCACTCCGAATCTCAAGGACATAGCCAACGTCGCCACcgtaaaaagaaaagtcatAGTGATGACAGTGATGAAGATTATGACCCTGGGTATAACGTACACTCTCGACAAGACCACAGTCATGGCCGTGATGAAGATCATGAGTCTAGGTATAACCTACGCTCTCGACAAGACCACAGCCAAGGCTACGGACAAGAATATGGCGGTGGATATGGCGGTGGATATGGCGGTGGATATGGCGGTGGATATGACGGTGGATATGGCTCCGGTGGATCTCGTTGGTGA
- a CDS encoding putative importin beta-5 subunit, whose protein sequence is MEQELLSLLADTQSPVADTRKSAELQLLRLYSNENFPLSLAAIASHDSVPTNLRQSTLSVLRTFIAAAWSPNLDEFKGQILINDVNKSQVRRALLDLATVTETPERKVKSSASFAVSKIASADFPEQWPELLPTILQIINDANSTASALHGALKVLLDLVDTGFNEEQFFNVARDLLTSLFNVATNESRKPMLRALAVAVFRSCFDTLEMVLEQHKTAVKQFMDEVLGGWFPFFISTLKAPLPQAPNEEEESKEGEIPSQWRGIIGLKLQVVKTLMKIRMVFPALMTGQSPVFFSTVWTELSNIQAAYYEFYINDERQGRLEDVDGLPYTLDFLVLEELDLIQTLIKAPPVKAELQQQLQNAGQAATSSSWLPEILKLAGSYAQITTEEEGLWDIDVNLFLSEETSVTANYTPRTCSGDLVVKLGEWLKALTAEGLLVYLNNVFADSSSTWKTRESALFILNQLLRDFHEVSQSISPELATGFSNLIQFSLQQEHEFLRARGYLVAGILAQVAGEAFSATAASYLEATLKAISEDPSEVVKVSCIRALQDLMPSLPASMTTPLQISVISAISDFVSEHDLSEPSDSDDLKVTLAETLRDTIMVNPSVVLSSIAIDVLFNIASNGATNFQLTMIVTEAFEDIAESVADQGHDSFVRLCEKVLPSLTGAIDVGNLTQENALTNFAADLLRALAERALEPLPAGFVEAVMPKLNRLLLDSTDAELIRPATEAVRHMLSHDFNQFITWRDPQSGKEATEVVLVIIDRLLGPAVDDNAATEVGQLAAELVEKAGSERLGPYLPQLLRAVAQRLATAEQAQFIQSLILVFARLTLISAREVVDFLAQVDIGGQSGLPIVISKWLENSVNFAGYDEIKQNIIALATLYNLEDPRLAQVQVKGDLIIQETGRIKTRSQTRNNPDQYTTVTAPLKIVKVLVEELAAASGSKEIDAATAAALEEEDSDDDDWEDLPSNTLDLSLGVTKQELMAFGEGGTEGVFGVRKRDDETQAFLLDFFRNASTKPEFQQLFATLTPAEQDKLRSLG, encoded by the exons ATGGAGCAAGAGCTCCTCTCGTTGCTTGCGGACACGCAATCCCCGGTTGCCGATACGAGGAAATCTGCTGAGCTTCAACTGCTTCGCCTCTATTCGAACGAGaactttcccctttccctcgCCGCTATCGCTTCTCACGATTCCGTTCCTACCAACCTCCGCCAGTCGACCCTCTCAGTACTGCGCACCTTCATCGCTGCCGCCTGGTCCCCGAATCTAGATGAGTTTAAGGGCCAGATATTGATCAATGATGTGAATAAGTCTCAGGTTCGCAGAGCCTTACTGGATCTGGCTACTGTCACAGAAACTCCAGAGCGCAAGGTTAAATCCTCTGCCAGCTTTGCGGTCAGTAAGATTGCCAGCGCCGATTTCCCCGAGCAATGGCCAGAGCTCCTTCCTACAATTCTTCAGATCATCAATGATGCCAACAGCACAGCTAGCGCTCTGCATGGTGCGTTGAAGGTCCTCCTGGACCTGGTAGATACAGGGTTCAACGAAGAACAATTCTTTAATGTTGCCAGGGATCTTCTCACCTCACTGTTCAACGTCGCAACCAACGAGTCAAGAAAACCTATGCTGCGAGCCTTAGCTGTCGCGGTGTTCCGCTCATGCTTCGATACGCTGGAGATGGTACTCGAGCAACACAAAACTGCGGTCAAACAATTTATGGACGAGGTGCTTGGCGGCtggtttcctttcttcatctcgACTCTGAAGGCACCCTTGCCGCAGGCTCCcaatgaggaagaagaaagcaaggaggGTGAAATACCTTCGCAATGGAGAGGTATTATCGGACTCAAGTTACAAGTCGTCAAG ACTTTGATGAAGATCCGAATGGTCTTTCCGGCTCTTATGACGGGCCAGAGCCCggttttcttctccaccgtaTGGACAGAGCTGTCCAATATCCAGGCTGCCTACTACGAGTTCTACATCAACGACGAGAGACAAGGCCGTCTGGAAGATGTGGACGGACTTCCCTATACTCTGGACTTTTTGGTCCTGGAGGAGTTGGATTTAATCCAGACATTAATCAAAGCACCCCCTGTAAAAGCAGAACTGCAGCAGCAATTACAGAACGCAGGGCAGGCTGCGACAAGCTCCAGTTGGCTGCCCGAAATCCTGAAATTAGCCGGCTCGTATGCGCAGATCACCACAGAGGAAGAGGGCTTGTGGGACATTGATGTaaatcttttcctttcagAGGAGACATCTGTCACAGCCAACTATACCCCTCGCACATGTAGTGGTGACCTGGTAGTCAAACTTGGTGAATGGCTGAAGGCTCTTACGGCCGAGGGCTTACTTGTCTACCTGAACAATGTGTTTGctgattcttcttccac TTGGAAAACCCGTGAATCGGCACTTTTCATTCTGAATCAACTTCTACGAGACTTCCACGAGGTGTCCCAGTCGATTTCTCCAGAACTGGCTACGGGTTTCAGTAACCTTATCCAGTTTTCCCTCCAACAGGAGCATGAGTTTCTTCGAGCTCGTGGCTACCTTGTGGCTGGAATTCTAGCTCAGGTTGCAGGTGAAGCCTTCAGTGCGACAGCCGCTTCCTACCTCGAGGCCACCCTGAAGGCAATCTCGGAAGATCCTTCGGAAGTTGTTAAGGTTTCATGTATCCGGGCCCTGCAGGATCTCATGCCTTCACTCCCTGCTAGCATGACGACTCCCTTGCAGATCTCAGTTATTTCAGCTATATCGGATTTTGTCTCCGAGCACGACCTCAGTGAGCCCTCCGACAGCGATGACCTCAAAGTTACACTCGCGGAGACACTTCGTGATACAATCATGGTGAATCCCAGTGTGGTCCTCTCATCTATCGCCATCGATGTGCTTTTCAACATTGCCAGCAATGGTGCTACCAATTTCCAGTTAACAATGATTGTAACGGAGGCTTTTGAGGATATCGCAGAATCTGTTGCAGACCAAGGCCATGATTCCTTTGTCCGTCTCTGCGAGAAAGTGCTACCTTCATTGACAGGGGCTATTGATGTGGGAAACCTCACACAAGAGAATGCCCTCACAAATTTCGCAGCGGATCTTCTGCGAGCGCTCGCGGAAAGAGCCCTTGAACCTCTTCCAGCTGGGTTTGTGGAGGCCGTCATGCCCAAGCTGAACCGTCTGTTGTTGGATTCGACCGACGCGGAACTTATTCGCCCGGCAACAGAAGCTGTTCGGCATATGCTTTCGCACGACTTCAATCAATTCATTACATGGCGTGATCCACAAAGCGGAAAAGAGGCAACTGAAGTTGTCTTGGTGATCATCGATCGATTGCTGGGTCCTGCCGTTGACGACAATGCTGCGACCGAAGTAGGGCAATTAGCCGCCGAATTAGTGGAGAAAGCTGGATCAGAAAGACTTGGACCTTATCTGCCACAACTTTTGCGGGCGGTCGCTCAGCGACTTGCCACTGCCGAGCAAGCCCAATTCATCCAAAGCTTGATTCTCGTCTTCGCTCGGCTGACGCTGATCAGCGCGCGTGAAGTCGTGGATTTCTTGGCACAGGTGGACATCGGAGGCCAGAGTGGACTCCCCATAGTGATAAGCAAATGGCTTGAGAACTCGGTCAATTTTGCCGGATATGACGAAATCAAGCAGAACATTATCGCCTTGGCGACGCTTTACAACCTCGAAGATCCCCGGCTAGCACAAGTACAGGTTAAGGGCGACCTTATCATCCAGGAGACCGGCCGCATTAAGACACGATCGCAGACCCGCAACAATCCAGACCAATATACGACCGTGACTGCGCCACTGAAAATCGTCAAGGTCTTAGTCGAGGAGTTGGCCGCAGCGTCCGGAAGCAAAGAGATTGATGCGGCCACGGCTGCAGCccttgaggaagaagacagtgacgacgatgattggGAAGATCTTCCCAGCAACACCCTCGATCTCAGCCTTGGAGTTACTAAACAGGAGCTGATGGCGTTCGGAGAGGGTGGCACAGAAGGAGTGTTTGGTGTGCGCAAGCGTGATGACGAGACGCAAGCTTTCTTGTTAGACTTTTTCAGAAACGCATCCACTAAGCCAGAGTTTCAACAACTCTTTGCGACCTTGACGCCAGCCGAGCAGGACAAACTTCGGAGCTTAGGATGA
- a CDS encoding UMTA methyltransferase family protein (unnamed protein product): MVHPNIDEHIVVDTSDEDSLCDAQSIIDSNFSLHSTVRDYEYENGRRYHAYRNGQYPMPNDEEEQDRLAFMHHLFKLLLGGALYRAPIEQAQTPQRILDVGTGTGIWAIDIAEDFPGAEIVGTDLSPIQPNWAPPNCTFLVDDAESEWAFSPSEAFDYIHVRSLGGGISDWKKFLKQAYNHVKPGGWVEIQEYETWLRSDDGTAERAPMLMDWQYKIDEASRLFGRHMNVAPNLAQWMEDAKFINVQDDVYKAPVGSWPKNNRLKEIGRVGRVTLYEAVEPYTLALFTRVLGYSPEDARNYVDKVRAELLDSSHHIYVLYHYVYGQRPLEDDTNAQGMNTDI; the protein is encoded by the exons ATGGTGCATCCCAATATTGACGAGCATATCGTAGTCGAT ACTAGTGACGAAGACTCCCTCTGTGACGCCCAATCCATAATCGACTCCAACTTCAGTCTTCACTCCACAGTCCGAGATTACGAATACGAAAATGGCCGCCGCTACCACGCCTACAGAAACGGGCAATACCCCATGCCcaacgacgaggaagagcaaGACCGTCTAGCATTCATGCACCATCTGTTCAAACTTCTCCTCGGAGGCGCCCTATACCGCGCCCCGATAGAACAAGCCCAAACGCCGCAGCGCATCCTCGACGTCGGCACCGGCACCGGCATCTGGGCCATCGACATCGCCGAGGACTTCCCTGGTGCGGAGATCGTCGGCACCGATCTGAGCCCCATCCAGCCTAATTGGGCGCCCCCGAACTGCACTTTTCTCGTCGATGACGCTGAGAGTGAGTGGGCGTTCAGCCCGAGCGAAGCTTTCGATTACATCCACGTCCGCAGTTTGGGCGGCGGTATCTCCGATTGGAAGAAGTTTCTTAAACAGGCGTACAACCATGTCAAGCCTGGTGGCTGGGTTGAGATCCAGGAGTATGAGACCTGGTTGCGCTCCGATGATGGGACTGCTGAGCGGGCGCCGATGCTTATGGATTGGCAGTATAAAATCGACGAGGCGAGTAGGCTGTTTGGACGGCATATGAACGTTGCTCCTAACCTTGCTCAATGGATGGAGGATGCGAAGTTTATTAATGTGCAAGATGATGTTTACAAG GCACCTGTGGGTTCATGGCCTAAAAATAACCGGTTGAAGGAAATCGGAAGAGTGGGCAGAGTCACTCTGTACGAGGCCGTTGAACCTTATACACTGGCCTTGTTCACCCGGGTGCTGGGCTACTCACCCGAAGATGCCCGGAACTATGTGGACAAAGTGCGCGCGGAGCTCCTCGACAGCTCCCACCATATCTACGTGCTATACCACTATGTATACGGACAACGGCCGCTGGAAGACGACACTAACGCACAAGGCATGAATACGGATATATGA
- a CDS encoding ketopantoate reductase has product MLELIPPHQIGDPSVRPLTTRLPYLSKYLLYTHAHTHTNQPTNQQKETMSPPKANILLIGSGGVGTIAALNLEAGNLARVTAVLRSNYHAVTSNGFNITSCDHGILKGWKPSTITNRIPDPTPDSPKYDYIICTTKVITDCPPSTANLIKPAVTPGHTVIVLIQNGLNIETPYFAAFPDNIVLSGISMIDSHEVAPGVIEHGSADDLVIGAFRNPNLDIAVEAAAAERFVGLYSAAGKTKCVLGLDVGYSRWRKLIFNACLNSICALTGLDTGRIRLAGDAVEMLVRPAMEEIRAAAGSVGVDLPGSVCEEVIGAYPVALYLPPSMLEDVWKGNLIEVESIVGEPLRVGRANGVAMPTLSVLKNLLKGVQWRTKEKRGLIEIPAPGSDVADL; this is encoded by the exons ATGCTTGAACTAATTCCCCCACACCAAATTGGAGATCCATCTGTACGTCCCCTCACCACCAGACTGCCTTACCTCTCCAAGTACCTCCTGTACACACACGCGCACACACATACAAACCAACcaacaaaccaacaaaaagaaacaatgtCACCCCCAAAAGCCAACATCCTCCTAATCGGCAGCGGCGGCGTCGGCACAATCGCAGCCCTAAACCTGGAAGCCGGAAACCTGGCCCGTGTAACCGCCGTCCTACGCTCAAACTACCACGCCGTAACATCCAACGGCTTCAACATCACATCCTGCGACCACGGGATTCTAAAAGGATGGAAACCCAGCACCA TAACAAACCGCATCCCGGACCCAACCCCGGACTCCCCCAAATACGACTACATAATCTGCACCACAAAAGTGATCACCGATTGTCCCCCGTCAACAGCCAATCTGATCAAGCCAGCCGTAACACCAGGCCACACTGTAATCGTACTAATCCAAAATGGGTTGAACATCGAAACGCCCTATTTCGCCGCCTTCCCCGACAACATCGTCCTCTCGGGCATAAGCATGATTGATTCGCACGAGGTCGCACCTGGGGTTATCGAGCACGGATCCGCGGATGATCTTGTCATTGGCGCATTCCGGAATCCTAATTTAGATATTGCCGTTGAAGCGGCAGCCGCAGAGCGTTTCGTGGGATTGTATTCTGCGGCTGGGAAGACGAAGTGTGTCCTGGGATTGGATGTGGGGTATAGTCGGTGGAGGAAGTTGATATTCAATGCGTGTTTGAATTCGATTTGTGCGCTTACGGGTTTGGATACGGGGCGGATTAGGCTTGCAGGGGATGCGGTGGAGATGCTGGTTAGACCTGCTATGGAGGAGATTCGGGCTGCGGCGGGGTCTGTTGGGGTGGATTTGCCGGGGAGTGTTTGTGAGGAGGTTATTGGGGCTTATCCTGTGGCGTTGTATTTGCCTCCGAGTATGTTGGAGGATGTTTGGAAG GGGAATCTTATTGAGGTCGAGAGTATTGTTGGCGAACCGCTGAGGGTTGGTCGTGCTAATGGGGTGGCTATGCCTACTCTGTCtgttttaaaaaatctactGAAAGGGGTCCAGTGGAggacgaaggagaaaagagggcTGATTGAGATACCGGCTCCGGGTAGTGATGTCGCGGATTTGTAA
- a CDS encoding glyoxylate/hydroxypyruvate reductase: MTTITKHIATSIRPKPSILLIGKLHHSKSEWSALQTKYKTYQFTGNRHQFLQNCQSGIWDGVAALYRTNSTLETGPFDKELIHSLPLTLKFICLNGAGYDGMDIQTCTERGIRISNTPKVVADATADVAMFLMLGALRQAMIPLVSIRNGQWKGDTPLGRDPGGKVLGILGMGAIGQAIAHRARAFGLKIIYHNRSKLARDKEGDAEYVTFDELLRHSDIISLNLPATKKTCYIISKAEFEKMKDDVVIINTARGSLLDEAALVEALQADKVASAGLDVFENEPIIHPGLLHDNRVMILPHIGTTTRETKREMELLTLRNIENALDDGKLLTPIIEQQEGQF, from the exons atgaCAACCATCACCAAGCACATAGCCACATCAATCCGACCAAAACCAAGTATACTCCTAATCGGCAAACTCCATCACAGCAAGAGTGAATGGTCCGCACTCCAAACCAAATACAAAACATACCAGTTCACAGGCAACCGACATCAATTCTTACAAAACTGTCAATCCGGGATATGGGATGGAGTCGCAGCACTTTACCGGACGAATTCAACCCTCGAGACTGGGCCATTCGATAAGGAGCTTATTCACTCCCTACCGCTGACATTGAAGTTTATCTGTCTCAATGGCGCGGGATACGACGGGATGGATATACAAACCTGCACTGAAAGGGGTATACGGATTTCTAATACTCCGAAGGTCGTTGCGGATGCCACGGCTGATGTGGCTATGTTCTTGATGTTGGGTGCTTTGCGCCAGGCTATGATACCTTTGGTGTCTATTAGAAATGGACAATGGAAAGGAGACACACCTCTAGGTCGTGATCCTGGGGGTAAGGTACTTGGGATTTTGGGGATGGGTGCGATTGGACAG GCTATTGCGCATCGGGCTCGGGCGTTCGGGTTGAAGATTATTTACCATAATCGTTCTAAGCTCGCTAGAGACAAGGAAG GAGATGCCGAATATGTGACTTTTGATGAACTCCTGCGGCATTCAGATATCATCAGTCTTAATTTACCGGCCACAAAGAAGACTTGCTATATCATCTCAAAAGCCGAGTTCGAGAAGATGAAAGATGACGTGGTCATTATCAATACAGCAAGAGGCTCGCTACTTGATGAAGCAGCCTTGGTAGAAGCGCTGCAAGCAGACAAAGTTGCGTCTGCTGGACTAGATGTTTTCGAAAATGAGCCAATTATCCACCCGGGTCTACTCCATGACAACCGAGTTATGATTCTACCTCATATTGGGACGACAACACGTGAAACCAAGCGTGAGATGGAGTTATTGACTTTGCGGAACATAGAGAACGCCTTGGATGATGGCAAGCTGCTCACACCGATCATAGAACAACAGGAAGGCCAGTTCTGA
- a CDS encoding putative mitotic spindle checkpoint protein, with the protein MPIASESSTTVNPVTTTMTTFSAPVTAPRSMPNNQSALAASFTNFLTVSIHQILFLRSVYPRATFLPVRAYNYPVRQSRHPKVCDYINDASIAVGTEILKGTITAVSIIISSLRTNQPLERYAFDLSGFPRVPAGEINTTFEDRKEDSSKPGAPLSDRGSAPPADLEAQFRACLARLASACARLTPLPRDDEFSFTVCIEVREDALPPAGTTTEEQTWIVAEPGKVHLRSCTAPYSVSRLRNGEPQQPPPRVSNGRAKTVPVRRVEAGELRLELWVEEARQKFNEPVDSEHPP; encoded by the coding sequence ATGCCGATTGCCAGTGAGAGCAGCACTACCGTCAACCCCGTGACTACCACCATGACAACATTTTCCGCCCCAGTTACCGCACCTAGATCGATGCCCAACAATCAGTCTGCGTTGGCGGCATCCTTCACCAATTTCCTCACCGTTTCAATACACCAAATCTTATTCCTCCGTTCGGTCTATCCGCGAGCGACTTTCTTGCCCGTTCGGGCCTACAACTATCCGGTCCGACAGTCCCGTCACCCGAAAGTGTGTGATTATATCAATGACGCGTCAATTGCGGTCGGGACAGAGATCTTAAAGGGCACAATCACCGCAGTCAGTATCATCATTTCATCTCTCCGCACCAACCAGCCCCTCGAACGATATGCTTTTGATCTGTCGGGTTTCCCCCGCGTCCCCGCTGGAGAGATCAATACCACCTTTGAAGATAGAAAGGAAGATTCATCCAAACCAGGTGCCCCCTTATCGGATCGGGGTTCCGCTCCTCCGGCCGACCTCGAGGCACAGTTCCGTGCCTGTCTCGCCAGATTGGCCTCCGCTTGCGCCCGATTGACTCCGTTGCCCCGGGATGACGAGTTTAGTTTCACAGTCTGTATCGAAGTTCGGGAAGATGCCCTGCCCCCTGCGGGTACCACAACAGAAGAACAGACTTGGATTGTGGCCGAACCAGGCAAAGTTCATCTCCGGTCGTGTACCGCACCGTATTCCGTTTCCAGACTTCGAAACGGCGAGCCACAGCAGCCTCCCCCCAGAGTATCGAACGGTCGTGCCAAAACGGTGCCTGTACGACGTGTAGAAGCCGGTGAGCTTCGTCTGGAATTATGGGTGGAAGAAGCACGACAGAAATTTAATGAGCCGGTGGATTCAGAACATCCCCCATGA